From Phragmites australis chromosome 5, lpPhrAust1.1, whole genome shotgun sequence, a single genomic window includes:
- the LOC133919153 gene encoding NAC domain-containing protein 92-like isoform X1, protein MEHDVHHHEAMELPPGFRFHPTDEELITHYLARKAADPRFAARAVGEADLNKCEPWDLPSRATMGEKEWYFFCVKDRKYPTGLRTNRATESGYWKATGKDREIFRGKALVGMKKTLVFYTGRAPRGGKTGWVMHEYRLEGKHAMTAGSSSNLPSIKAATSKDEWALCRVFKKNVEPPSVAGGKRSGACMGMADVGTSSMSMANDLAACALPPLMDVSGSGTAMSLSAAVASIELPPPANVTCFSNALEGQFLNPPFLLSSAPAAASAVQGTVAAAADHLTMVSASPFLASLQMQYDGAAGDMVHEFLQEGGGWYSKLGERERLSDGASQDTGLTSEVNPAEISSSRQHMDHEAYLWGY, encoded by the exons ATGGAGCACGACGTGCACCACCACGAGGCCATGGAGCTGCCTCCGGGCTTCCGGTTCCACCCCACCGACGAGGAGCTCATCACGCACTACCTCGCCAGGAAGGCCGCCGACCCACGCTTCGCCGCCCGTGCCGTCGGCGAGGCCGACCTTAACAAGTGCGAGCCATGGGACCTGCCAT CTCGGGCGACGATGGGGGAGAAGGAGTGGTACTTCTTCTGCGTGAAGGATCGCAAGTACCCGACGGGACTGAGGACGAACCGGGCCACGGAGTCCGGCTACTGGAAGGCGACGGGCAAGGACAGGGAGATCTTCAGGGGCAAGGCCCTCGTCGGCATGAAGAAGACGCTCGTCTTCTACACGGGGAGGGCACCCAGGGGCGGCAAGACAGGCTGGGTCATGCACGAGTACCGCCTCGAGGGCAAGCACGCCATGAccgccggcagcagcagcaacctcCCCTCGATCAAGGCTGCCACATCCAAG GACGAGTGGGCGCTGTGCAGGGTGTTCAAGAAGAACGTCGAGCCGCCGTCAGTGGCCGGCGGCAAGAGATCAGGGGCGTGCATGGGGATGGCGGACGTAGGGACGTCGTCCATGTCCATGGCGAACGACCTCGCCGCGTGCGCGCTGCCTCCGCTGATGGATGTGTCCGGCAGCGGCACCGCCATGTCACTGTCAGCGGCGGTGGCGTCCATCGAGCTTCCGCCGCCGGCAAACGTGACCTGCTTCTCCAACGCGCTGGAGGGCCAGTTCCTGAACCcacccttcctcctctcctccgcccCCGCGGCTGCGAGCGCGGTACAGGGCACCGTCGCCGCGGCCGCGGACCACCTCACCATGGTCTCAGCCTCGCCTTTCCTGGCGAGCCTGCAGATGCAGTACGACGGCGCGGCGGGCGACATGGTGCACGAATTCCTGCAGGAGGGCGGCGGGTGGTACAGCAAGCTGGGTGAGAGGGAGCGGCTGAGCGATGGCGCATCGCAGGACACCGGCCTCACCTCGGAGGTGAACCCCGCCGAGATCTCGTCGTCGCGGCAACACATGGATCACGAGGCCTACCTTTGGGGCTACTGA
- the LOC133919153 gene encoding NAC domain-containing protein 92-like isoform X3, whose translation MGEKEWYFFCVKDRKYPTGLRTNRATESGYWKATGKDREIFRGKALVGMKKTLVFYTGRAPRGGKTGWVMHEYRLEGKHAMTAGSSSNLPSIKAATSKDEWALCRVFKKNVEPPSVAGGKRSGACMGMADVGTSSMSMANDLAACALPPLMDVSGSGTAMSLSAAVASIELPPPANVTCFSNALEGQFLNPPFLLSSAPAAASAVQGTVAAAADHLTMVSASPFLASLQMQYDGAAGDMVHEFLQEGGGWYSKLGERERLSDGASQDTGLTSEVNPAEISSSRQHMDHEAYLWGY comes from the exons ATGGGGGAGAAGGAGTGGTACTTCTTCTGCGTGAAGGATCGCAAGTACCCGACGGGACTGAGGACGAACCGGGCCACGGAGTCCGGCTACTGGAAGGCGACGGGCAAGGACAGGGAGATCTTCAGGGGCAAGGCCCTCGTCGGCATGAAGAAGACGCTCGTCTTCTACACGGGGAGGGCACCCAGGGGCGGCAAGACAGGCTGGGTCATGCACGAGTACCGCCTCGAGGGCAAGCACGCCATGAccgccggcagcagcagcaacctcCCCTCGATCAAGGCTGCCACATCCAAG GACGAGTGGGCGCTGTGCAGGGTGTTCAAGAAGAACGTCGAGCCGCCGTCAGTGGCCGGCGGCAAGAGATCAGGGGCGTGCATGGGGATGGCGGACGTAGGGACGTCGTCCATGTCCATGGCGAACGACCTCGCCGCGTGCGCGCTGCCTCCGCTGATGGATGTGTCCGGCAGCGGCACCGCCATGTCACTGTCAGCGGCGGTGGCGTCCATCGAGCTTCCGCCGCCGGCAAACGTGACCTGCTTCTCCAACGCGCTGGAGGGCCAGTTCCTGAACCcacccttcctcctctcctccgcccCCGCGGCTGCGAGCGCGGTACAGGGCACCGTCGCCGCGGCCGCGGACCACCTCACCATGGTCTCAGCCTCGCCTTTCCTGGCGAGCCTGCAGATGCAGTACGACGGCGCGGCGGGCGACATGGTGCACGAATTCCTGCAGGAGGGCGGCGGGTGGTACAGCAAGCTGGGTGAGAGGGAGCGGCTGAGCGATGGCGCATCGCAGGACACCGGCCTCACCTCGGAGGTGAACCCCGCCGAGATCTCGTCGTCGCGGCAACACATGGATCACGAGGCCTACCTTTGGGGCTACTGA
- the LOC133919153 gene encoding uncharacterized protein LOC133919153 isoform X2, whose protein sequence is MEHDVHHHEAMELPPGFRFHPTDEELITHYLARKAADPRFAARAVGEADLNNSGDDGGEGVVLLLREGSQVPDGTEDEPGHGVRLLEGDGQGQGDLQGQGPRRHEEDARLLHGEGTQGRQDRLGHARVPPRGQARHDRRQQQQPPLDQGCHIQGRVGAVQGVQEERRAAVSGRRQEIRGVHGDGGRRDVVHVHGERPRRVRAASADGCVRQRHRHVTVSGGGVHRASAAGKRDLLLQRAGGPVPEPTLPPLLRPRGCERGTGHRRRGRGPPHHGLSLAFPGEPADAVRRRGGRHGARIPAGGRRVVQQAG, encoded by the exons ATGGAGCACGACGTGCACCACCACGAGGCCATGGAGCTGCCTCCGGGCTTCCGGTTCCACCCCACCGACGAGGAGCTCATCACGCACTACCTCGCCAGGAAGGCCGCCGACCCACGCTTCGCCGCCCGTGCCGTCGGCGAGGCCGACCTTAACAA CTCGGGCGACGATGGGGGAGAAGGAGTGGTACTTCTTCTGCGTGAAGGATCGCAAGTACCCGACGGGACTGAGGACGAACCGGGCCACGGAGTCCGGCTACTGGAAGGCGACGGGCAAGGACAGGGAGATCTTCAGGGGCAAGGCCCTCGTCGGCATGAAGAAGACGCTCGTCTTCTACACGGGGAGGGCACCCAGGGGCGGCAAGACAGGCTGGGTCATGCACGAGTACCGCCTCGAGGGCAAGCACGCCATGAccgccggcagcagcagcaacctcCCCTCGATCAAGGCTGCCACATCCAAG GACGAGTGGGCGCTGTGCAGGGTGTTCAAGAAGAACGTCGAGCCGCCGTCAGTGGCCGGCGGCAAGAGATCAGGGGCGTGCATGGGGATGGCGGACGTAGGGACGTCGTCCATGTCCATGGCGAACGACCTCGCCGCGTGCGCGCTGCCTCCGCTGATGGATGTGTCCGGCAGCGGCACCGCCATGTCACTGTCAGCGGCGGTGGCGTCCATCGAGCTTCCGCCGCCGGCAAACGTGACCTGCTTCTCCAACGCGCTGGAGGGCCAGTTCCTGAACCcacccttcctcctctcctccgcccCCGCGGCTGCGAGCGCGGTACAGGGCACCGTCGCCGCGGCCGCGGACCACCTCACCATGGTCTCAGCCTCGCCTTTCCTGGCGAGCCTGCAGATGCAGTACGACGGCGCGGCGGGCGACATGGTGCACGAATTCCTGCAGGAGGGCGGCGGGTGGTACAGCAAGCTGGGTGA